Proteins encoded in a region of the Anopheles ziemanni chromosome 2, idAnoZiCoDA_A2_x.2, whole genome shotgun sequence genome:
- the LOC131294616 gene encoding uncharacterized protein LOC131294616 encodes MKLLGVVCLLALVLFASAEDEKKPVAEAKVEDSKADESQALDEKKQDKRGLHGWTGSFGGGYEDHHEVPHFETHEEKTLTIVKKVPVPYPVEKHIPVAVEKHVPVPVKVGVPKPYPVYKTVHYPVKEIVKVPVHVPAPYPVEKKVPVPVHVPYDRPVPVKVYVPAPYPVEKKVHVPVKVHVPAPYPVEKKVPYPVKVAVHVEKPYPVEKIVHYPVHVPVDRPVPVHVDKPVPVPVEKPVPYEVIKKVPYPVHVPYDRPVPVHVEKPVPVPVKVPVPQPYPVEKHIPVPVEKHVPYPVKVPVERPVPVEIEKHVPYEVEKPVPYPVKVPVHVPVHHEEEHHHHHEEVHQSEGLSEHHDFGSHH; translated from the exons ATGAAATTGTTG GGCGTTGTCTGCCTACTAGCCCTGGTGCTTTTCGCATCGGCCGAAGATGAAAAGAAACCAGTGGCGGAGGCCAAAGTAGAGGACAGCAAGGCGGACGAGTCGCAGGCGCTCGACGAGAAGAAACAGGACAAGCGCGGACTGCACGGCTGGACCGGAAGCTTCGGCGGTGGCTACGAGGACCACCATGAGGTGCCCCACTTCGAGACCCACGAGGAGAAGACGCTGACCATCGTGAAGAAGGTCCCCGTCCCGTACCCAGTGGAGAAGCACAtcccggtggcggtggagaaGCACGTCCCGGTTCCGGTCAAAGTTGGCGTGCCCAAGCCCTACCCGGTCTACAAGACGGTCCACTACCCGGTCAAGGAGATCGTGAAGGTGCCCGTGCACGTCCCGGCCCCGTACCCCGTCGAGAAGAAGGTCCCCGTCCCAGTCCATGTGCCGTACGATCGTCCCGTCCCGGTTAAGGTGTACGTCCCGGCTCCCTACCCAGTTGAGAAGAAGGTCCACGTCCCGGTGAAGGTCCATGTCCCCGCTCCGTACCCGGTGGAGAAGAAGGTCCCGTACCCGGTGAAGGTTGCCGTGCACGTTGAGAAGCCGTACCCGGTCGAGAAGATCGTCCACTACCCAGTCCATGTACCAGTCGATCGCCCCGTCCCGGTCCATGTTGACAAGCCAGTCCCAGTGCCGGTGGAGAAGCCAGTGCCGTATGAGGTCATCAAGAAGGTCCCGTACCCAGTCCATGTCCCGTACGATCGTCCCGTTCCGGTGCACGTCGAGAAGCCAGTGCCAGTGCCGGTGAAGGTCCCAGTCCCACAGCCCTACCCGGTCGAGAAGCACATCCCGGTCCCGGTCGAGAAGCACGTCCCGTACCCCGTGAAGGTTCCGGTTGAGCGCCCGGTTCCGGTCGAGATTGAGAAGCACGTGCCTTATGAGGTCGAGAAGCCAGTGCCGTACCCAGTCAAGGTCCCGGTCCATGTTCCGGTTCACCACGAGGAggagcaccaccaccaccacgaggaGGTCCACCAGTCCGAGGGTCTGAGCGAACATCACGACTTTGGTTCTCATCACTAA